In Plutella xylostella chromosome 3, ilPluXylo3.1, whole genome shotgun sequence, the following proteins share a genomic window:
- the LOC105394922 gene encoding androgen-induced gene 1 protein, with product MSLKLIFHLVAAVHFFYGCYYDFVYVKFPVTKTSPTPFGGKFKYLTYLDAMILTVYFILALLNDLIGSNEPNPSHKPWIRRIKDTLFCSLAFPVAMFVGTTFWGIYAVDRELILPRTMDEFFPTWLNHVMHTNIVAFILTELLTSFRMYPKKKVGLSILSVFMLSYVVWVHVIYFNTGSWVYPILSVLNWPLRIVFYIFNLVLVCVFYSLGENLNKILWSRQIEKSVKSGKKKAK from the exons AtgagtttaaaattaatttttcaCTTGGTTGCTGCAGTGCATTTCTTTTACGGGTGCTATTATGACTTCGTGTACGTTAAGTTTCCAGTCACTAAAACATCGCCAACCCCTTTTGGGGGAAAGTTCAAATACTTGACCTATCTCGATGCG ATGATACTGACAGTGTACTTCATACTAGCCTTACTGAATGATCTGATTGGCTCCAATGAACCAAATCCTAGTCATAAGCCATGGATTCGGCGCATCAAGGACACATTGTTTTGTTCTCTAGCCTTCCCTGTGGCTATGTTTGTGGGAACCACATTCTGGGGCATCTATGCTGTAGACAGAGAGCTGATCCTACCCCGCACTATGGATGAGTTCTTCCCAACATGGCTGAATCATGTCATGCATACTAACATTGTTGCCTTTATTCTCACTGAACTGCTTACATCATTCCGAATGTACCCAAAGAAGAAAGTGGGTTTGTCAATTCTTAGTGTTTTCATGTTGAGCTATGTGGTGTGGGTGCATGTCATCTACTTCAACACCGGTAGCTGGGTTTACCCAATTCTTTCAGTTCTTAATTGGCCACTTAGAATTGTATTCTACATCTTCAACTTAGTGCTTGTGtgtgtattctattctcttgGTGAGAATCTCAACAAAATTCTCTGGTCCCGTCAAATTGAGAAGTCAGTTAAATCAGGAAAGAAGAAAGCCaaataa
- the LOC105380149 gene encoding actin-related protein 5, which translates to MEPDDVLILKDYKTVPDIVHEYGPTLKYGHIPLVIDNGSYQCRVGWSISEDPHLIFKNLIARPRKDRSKKDAEPPVTPPIQIGNDIVNIEAVRFQLKTQFDKNVVTHFEVQEQVCDYIFSHLGIDSEGRVPHPIVMTEAFVTPNYSRQLMSELLFEGYGVPAVSYGVDSLFSMYKNNIGENTLIVNCGYHTIHIIPVLRGKVIFEHARRINLGGSEMVSYLHKLLQLKYPVHVNAITMSRAEEILTQHSGIALDYQEETRRWASGEYYEAHVKRVQLPFVQPATATPLSVEAQKERKKEMARRLLEINARKREERLAEDEEQLNQLLSINDMVEDGDADEFNEALKGFDIKSYEDLQRQIATLQARIEKTRQRAAAAAAGAGAGATGEEAEARGGEARGGRLQPPADPAAFQQWLQDLRDQYNALVSAREARRARRADMARRRTAAAAERMRVISHLAAAGDDFGTRDEDWDAYKSISREADSDSESEAERVSLLQDALREHEPAPEARTRHQLHLAIEAIRAPELMFQPSMLGSHEAGLAETMEYVFKHFSAEDQLLLANNVFLTGGCSQFPGLKERLERELLEMRPFQSTHRVVTASNPSLDAWYGARDFAGSNEFEHWCISKEDYYEMGGEYLREHHASNKYYKSPAPLDNTLAPAGDANVAKEEIVVDC; encoded by the exons ATGGAACCGGATGATGTGCTAATTCTTAAGGATTACAAAACAGTTCCCGACATCGTACATGAATACGGGCCAACATTAAAGTATGGACATATTCCTTTGGTTATTGATAATG GCTCATATCAATGTAGAGTTGGTTGGTCAATATCAGAAGACCCACACTTAATTTTCAAGAACCTGATTGCAAGGCCACGGAAGGATAGAAGCAAGAAAGACGCCGAACCACCGGTCACCCCCCCTATACAAATAGGAAACGATATCGTTAACATCGAAGCAGTAAG ATTTCAACTCAAGACACAGTTCGACAAGAATGTTGTGACACACTTTGAAGTTCAGGAGCAAGTGTGTGACTACATCTTCAGCCACCTCGGCATCGACAGTGAGGGCCGTGTGCCGCACCCCATTGTGATGACGGAGGCCTTTGTCACACCCAACTACAGCAGGCAAT TGATGTCTGAGCTTCTATTTGAAGGCTATGGAGTGCCAGCAGTGAGTTACGGAGTAGACTCATTATTCAGCATGTACAAGAACAATATCGGGGAGAACACACTCATAGTTAACTGTGGCTACCACACCATTCACATAATACCTGTGCTTAGAGGAAAAGTTATCTTTGAACATGCCAGAAGAATAAATTTGG GTGGTTCCGAaatggtctcctatttacacAAGCTGCTGCAACTGAAGTATCCGGTTCATGTGAACGCCATCACCATGTCGCGAGCTGAAGAGATCCTGACGCAGCACAgtg GTATAGCCCTGGACTACCAAGAGGAGACCCGGCGCTGGGCCAGCGGCGAGTACTACGAGGCGCACGTGAAGAGGGTGCAGCTGCCGTTTGTGCAGCCCGCTACTGCTACACCACTGTCTG TTGAAGCACAAaaggaaagaaagaaagagatGGCGCGACGACTACTAGAGATAAATGCGAGGAAAAGAGAGGAAAGACTGGCTGAAGATGAGGAGCAATTAAATCAGCTACTTTctattaat GACATGGTAGAAGATGGTGATGCTGACGAATTCAACGAAGCATTGAAAGGATTTGATATAAAAAGCTATGAAGATTTACAG CGTCAAATAGCCACGCTCCAAGCGCGCATAGAAAAGACCCGgcagcgcgcggcggcggcggcggcgggggcgggggcgggggctaCGGGGGAGGAGGCGGAAGCGCGGGGGGGCGAGGCGCGGGGGGGGCGCCTGCAGCCGCCGGCTGATCCCGCCGCCTTCCAGCAGTGGCTGCAGGATTTGAGAGATCAG TACAACGCGCTAGTCTCAGCGCGCgaggcgcggcgggcgcgtcgCGCGGACATGGCGCGGCGgcgcacggcggcggcggcggagcgcATGCGCGTCATCTCGCacctcgccgccgccggcgaCGACTTCGGCACGAGGGACGAGGACTGGGACGCTTACAAGAG TATAAGTCGCGAGGCGGACTCCGACTCGGAGTCTGAAGCGGAGCGCGTGTCGCTACTGCAGGACGCACTGAGAGAACACGAGCCCGCTCCCGAGGCGAGAACTAGGCACCAACTGCATCTCGCTATAGAGGCTATAAG AGCGCCGGAGCTGATGTTCCAGCCGTCGATGCTGGGCAGCCACGAGGCGGGGCTGGCGGAGACCATGGAGTACGTGTTCAAACACTTCAGTGCCGAGGACCAGCTGTTGTTGGCCAACAACGTGTTCCTGACGGGAGGGTGCTCGCAGTTTCCAG GTCTCAAAGAGCGTTTAGAAAGAGAGCTGCTAGAGATGCGTCCGTTCCAATCCACGCACCGCGTCGTAACGGCCAGTAACCCCAGCCTCGACGCGTGGTACGGCGCCCGGGACTTTGCCGGGAGCAACGAGTTCGAACACTGGTGCATCAGCAAGGAAGACTACTACGAAATGGGCGGAGAGTACCTGAGAGAACATCACGCTAGTAATAAGTACTATAAGAGTCCGGCGCCGCTAGATAACACGCTCGCTCCGGCTGGCGATGCGAATGTTGCTAAGGAGGAAATTGTAGTCGATTGCTAG